One genomic segment of Passer domesticus isolate bPasDom1 chromosome 21, bPasDom1.hap1, whole genome shotgun sequence includes these proteins:
- the MYO9B gene encoding unconventional myosin-IXb isoform X6, producing MSLKDADSAVCQAKAAYNLHIYPQLSTESAPCCKVTATKDSTSSDVIKDVINILNLDVSKHYVLVEVKESGGEEWVLDINDSPVHRVLLWPRRAQDEHPQKDGYYFLLQERNTDGTIKYVQMQLLSKETDARRLVERGFLPWHQEDFDDLCNLPNLTETTLLENLKCRFLKHRIYTYAGSILIAINPFKFLPIYNPKYVKMYENHQLGKLEPHIFAIADVAYHTMLKKHVNQCIVISGESGSGKTQSTNFLIHCLTALSQKGYASGVERTILGAGPVLEAFGNAKTAHNNNSSRFGKFIQVNYLENGIVRGAVVEKYLLEKSRLVSQEKDERNYHVFYYLLLGVNEEERKEFHLKQPEDYFYLNQHNLKIEDGEDLRHEFERLKQAMEMVGFLSATKKQIFSILSAILYLGNVTYKKKATGRDEGLDVGPPEVLDILSQLLKVKREILVEVLTKRKTVTANDKLILPYSLNEAITARDSMAKSLYSALFDWIVLRINHALLNKKDMEESVTCLSIGVLDIFGFEDFETNSFEQFCINYANEQLQYYFNQHIFKLEQEEYKSEGITWHNIDYTDNVACIHLISKKPTGLFYLLDEESNFPHATNQTLLAKFKQQHEENKFFVGTPVMEPAFIIRHFAGKVKYQIKDFREKNMDYMRPDIVALLRSSDSAFVRELIGMDPVAVFRWAVLRAAIRAMAVFAQAGRDRAQKTAGGAGMEQGMAGVVRQGPRVPLGELQRSNTPVEKVYRDMHEQIIASIKGLPWQGDDPCELLRSLSQLQHRSHLLKSRGVKQKQIIPKNLLDSKSLKLIMSMTLHDRTTKSLLHLHKKKKPPSISAQFQTSLNKLLETLGRAEPFFIRCIRSNAEKKEMLFDESLVLQQLRYTGMLETVRIRRSGYSAKYTFQEFIDQFQVLLPKNAKASKEDICAYLNKLKLNENYYQIGKTKVFMKEAERQILQDTLHKEVIRKIILLQSWLRMVLERRRFLRMRQAAVVLQACWRSRCVRMALQRNNAAIEIQAAWRRHRQRKRFLQLRRRLCLLQALVRGHLQRKRYQKMVLERQKAEKEQREMQEDEDKEQDTSKTYDIHEDMSKDEQSEPAADELPVKHESEPDQAVQDEDQAQNEQAENLSSSERATLPQKQPGEGSERVTNSREKRESRRQRGLEHNDLQNKHVLLSFEGPSALCHEEQTVSEEPLETAPEPEKSPAQEDNVLQGSSEGEKSASEEKALSDTPPSSEIKESGSVPEQPPGSDAEDTAADRTKAQRNQNNQIKGSQSFTCPERPTDLALNVHNTLSATGSFQGPADCWADRNRRQRAAKELDSPTAAIQRYVDDPEKLKYKREKWKGKRQSDAGQNDVLSQSLDGRIRVDKSPQDHLEKKGSSASLSDLSTLAQTVAMNQQSPDPIEEEKGNKKFPVQKKPSDHFPTLDTAVPVQPASQQGDAKSAFKSPLRRLLGKKPDKKIAKESSDVIEEGDGLSLVSCVLFTDTGGTQKVSEGSSGQPGRPQAGKESSKAKKNRTIKISKISSVSQNWRASMVREIANANELKHLDEFLLNKINDLRSQKSGVECLFFEATEKFRGNIKTMYSAPNGQIHVGYKDLVENYQLLVTNLAKKREEKEVKLVLNLFLSLLDEFIRGYTKKEESEQPKQTKAQKKKRKQDRAIEEHNGHVFTNYQVSIRQSCEHCSSYIWPMEKACLCSVCKLTCHKKCMSKIQSSCTSCGKKGEQDAEPRHFGVCVSALTSERNSVPVVMEKLLEYVEMHGLYTEGIYRKSGSANRMKELKQLLQEDPNSVKLENYPIHTITGILKQWLRELPDPLMTSAQYNDFLRAVELPEKQEQLCAIYSVLEQLPQANHNTLERLIFHLVKVALIEDVNRMSPNALAIVFAPCLLRCPDTSDPLTSMKDVSKTTMCVEMLIKEQIRKYKIKMEEINQLEAAESFAFRRLSLLRQNTLWPIKLGFSSPYEGKLSKSSQVKGNDSGTSELDSVHEEEDVSEANNREKEILIDRIQSIKEEKEDITYRLPELDQRGSDEENVDSETSASTESLLEDKPGRVDTEAIIGLHCCAQSSSVPAKDICKVPSLPQTSSDSYSASLASRRRYSLTLSKIKVPRRTPVMPTANIKLPPGMFKCTESQEEAFAKEERQRVQRREQPARRTDSIHSVYIAQGSALAHAQELGDEYEPTAKLKRRFSDPYSHIPCVEK from the exons ATGAGTTTAAAAGATGCTGACAGTGCAGTTTGCCAGGCAAAGGCAGCCTATAATCTTCATATTTACCCCCAACTCTCAACAGAAAGTGCTCCCTGCTGCAAAGTGACAGCAACTAAGGACAGTACGTCATCAGATGTCATCAAGGATGTGATTAACATCTTAAACTTGGATGTCTCCAAACATTACGTGCTTGTGGAGGTGAAAGAATCAGGTGGAGAAGAATGGGTACTTGACATAAACGATTCTCCTGTGCACAGGGTTTTGCTGTGGCCTCGGCGCGCTCAGGACGAGCACCCGCAGAAGGATGGGTACTacttcctgctgcaggaaaggaaCACTGATGGCACCATCAAGTATGTGCAgatgcagctgctctccaaggAGACGGATGCCCGGCGCTTGGTGGAGAGGGGTTTTCTGCCCTGGCACCAGGAGGACTTTGATGACCTTTGCAACCTGCCCAACCTGACGGAGACAACGCTCCTGGAGAATCTCAAGTGCCGCTTCCTGAAGCACAGAATCTACACTTACGCAGGAAGCATCCTGATTGCAATTAACCCCTTCAAGTTCCTGCCCATTTATAACCCCAAGTACGTCAAGATGTATGAGAACCATCAGCTTGGGAAGTTGGAGCCTCATATTTTTGCCATTGCTGATGTGGCCTATCACACAATGCTTAAAAAACATGTTAATCAGTGCATCGTTATATCAGGTGAAAGTGGGTCTGGGAAAACCCAAAGCACAAACTTCTTAATTCACTGCCTCACGGCACTGAGCCAGAAAGGGTACGCCAGTGGTGTGGAGAGAACCATTCTGGGAGCTGGACCAGTTCTGGAG GCATTTGGAAATGCAAAAACAGCACATAACAATAATTCCAGTCGTTTTGGGAAGTTCATTCAAGTCAACTATTTAGAGAATGGTATTGTCCGGGG GGCTGTGGTTGAAAAATACCTGCTTGAAAAATCTCGTCTGGTTTCTCAAGAAAAAGATGAAAG GAACTACCATGTCTTTTATTATTTGCTACTTGGAGTCAATGAGGAAGAGCGTAAAGAATTTCACCTCAAGCAACCTGAAGATTATTTCTACCTCAACCAG CATAACTTGAAAATTGAAGATGGGGAAGATCTCCGACATGAATTCGAGAGATTAAAACAAGCTATGGAGATGGTTGGCTTCCTTTCAGCAACAAAGAAACA GATCTTTTCAATACTTTCAGCTATTCTGTATTTGGGCAATGTCACATACAAGAAGAAAGCCACAGGTCGGGATGAAGGGTTGGACGTGGGACCTCCTGAAGTGTTGGACATTCTTTCCCAGCTGTTGAAA GTTAAACGGGAAATCCTGGTAGAAGTtctaacaaaaagaaaaactgtgaCTGCTAATGATAAGCTTATTTTGCCATATAGTCTCAATGAG GCAATAACAGCTCGTGATTCCATGGCCAAGTCCTTGTACAGTGCTCTGTTTGATTGGATTGTTCTGAGAATCAATCATGCACTCCTCAacaagaaggacatggaggaaTCTGTTACA TGTCTGTCCATTGGTGTACTTGATATTTTTGGATTTGAAGATTTTGAAACCAACAGTTTTGAGCAGTTCTGTATAAATTATGCAAATGAGCAACTTCAGTATTATTTCAATCAGCACATTTTCAAATTGGAGCAG GAGGAATATAAGAGTGAAGGGATCACTTGGCACAATATTGACTATACTGATAATGTGGCCTGCATTCACTTAATCAGCAAGAAGCCCACTGGCCTCTTCTATCTTCTGGATGAAGAAAGCAA TTTTCCACACGCCACCAACCAAACTCTACTGGCAAAATTCAAACAGCAGCATGAGGAGAACAAGTTTTTTGTTGGAACCCCAGTGATGGAGCCTGCTTTTATCATTCGCCACTTTGCTGGCAAAGTGAAATACCAGATCAAA gatttcaggGAGAAGAACATGGATTACATGAGACCCGACATCGTGGCTCTGCTGCGCAGCAGCGACAGCGCCTTCGTGCGGGAGCTGATCGGGATGGACCCGGTGGCCGTGTTCCGCTGGGCCGTGCTGCGCGCCGCCATCCGCGCCATGGCCGTGTTCGCGCAGGCCGGCCGCGACAGGGCCCAGAAAACGGcaggtggggctgggatggagcagggaatggcag GAGTGGTACGTCAAGGACCCAGAGTTCCCCTTGGAGAGCTCCAGAGATCGAATACGCCGGTAGAAAAAGTTTATCG AGACATGCATGAACAAATCATCGCCAGTATTAAAGGACTGCCCTGGCAGGGTGATGATCCCTGTGAGCTGCTTCGGTCCCTCAGTCAGCTTCAACACCGCTCCCACCTCCT GAAAAGTAGAGGTGTGAAGCAGAAGCAGATCATTCCCAAG AACTTGCTGGATTCCAAATCTCTGAAGCTCATCATGAGCATGACTCTGCACGATCGGACTACAAAGTCCCTTTTGCACTTGCACAAGAAGAAGAAACCCCCCAGCATAAGTGCCCAGTTCCAG ACTTCACTTAACAAGTTGCTGGAGACactgggcagagctgagccatTCTTCATCCGCTGCATCCGCTCCAATGCAGAGAAG AAGGAGATGCTCTTTGATGAGAGCTTGGTGCTGCAGCAGTTACGGTACACGGGCATGCTGGAAACCGTGCGGATCAGGAGGTCTGGCTACAGTGCCAAATACACATTCCAG GAATTCATTGACCAGTTTCAGGTGTTACTGCCCAAAAATGCCAAAGCCTCCAAGGAAGACATTTGTGCTTATTTGAATAAACTAAAACTGAATGAAAACTACTATCAAATAGGGAAGACCAAG GTTTTTATGAAAGAAGCTGAACGGCAGATACTACAGGATACACTACACAAAGAAGTGATCAGGAAAATCATCCTCCTTCAGAGCTGGCTCAGGATGGTTTTGGAAAGGAGACGTTTCCTCAGGATGCGGCAGGCAGCCGTTGTTTTACAG GCGTGCTGGCGCTCCCGCTGTGTCAGGATGGCTCTGCAGAGGAACAACGCTGCCATCGAGATCCAGGCGGCCTGGAGGCGGCACCGGCAGCGGAAAcgcttcctgcagctcaggaggAGACTTTgtctcctgcaggccctggtcaggggacacctgcagagGAAAAG ATACCAGAAAATGGTTCTAGAAAGgcagaaagctgaaaaagaGCAGAGAGAAATGCAGGAAGATGAAGACAAAGAGCAAGATACGAGCAAGACATACGACATACATGAAGATATGAGCAAGGATGAGCAAAGTGAGCCAGCAGCAGATGAGCTACCTGTGAAACACGAGTCAGAGCCAGATCAAGCTGTTCAGGACGAAGATCAAGCTCAAAATGAGCAAGCTGAAAACCTGAGCTCATCTGAGAGAGCCACGTTACCCCAGAAGCAGCCGGGGGAGGGCTCAGAGAGAGTGACCAACAGCCGGGAGAAGCGGGAATCCCGTCGGCAGAGGGGGCTGGAACACAATGACTTACAGAACAAGCATGTGCTCCTGTCCTTTGAAGGACCATCTGCATTGTGCCACGAGGAGCAAACTGTTTCTGAAGAGCCCCTGGAAACTGCTCCAGAGCCAGAGAAATCCCCAGCACAAGAAGATAATGTCCTTCAGGGAAGCAGTGAGGGAGAGAAAAGTGCAAGTGAAGAAAAAGCTCTTTCAGACACTCCACCATCAAGTGAGATAAAGGAAAGTGGTTCTGTTCCTGAGCAGCCACCTGGATCAGATGCAGAGGACACGGCAGCTGATAGAACGAAAGCACAACGGAATCAAAATAACCAAATAAAAGGCAGCCAAAGCTTTACCTGCCCTGAAAGGCCAACAGATCTTGCACTGAATGTTCATAACACACTGTCTGCTACTGGCAGCTTTCAGGGCCCTGCTGACTGCTGGGCAGATAGAAACAGGCGGCAGAGGGCAGCCAAAGAGCTGGACAGCCCCACTGCTGCAATCCAGAGATACGTGGATGACCCAGAGAAGCTCAAGTACAagagagagaagtggaaaggaaAGAGGCAGTCTGATGCTGGCCAGAATGACGTGCTGAGTCAGTCCCTGGATGGAAGGATACGTGTGGATAAGTCTCCTCAGGATCATTTAGA GAAGAAGGGGAGTTCAGCTTCATTAAGTGACCTCTCAACACTGGCCCAGACTGTTGCCATGAACCAG CAGTCACCAGATCCaattgaagaagaaaaaggcaacaAGAAGTTCCCTGTGCAGAAGAAGCCCAGTGACCACTTCCCTACCTTGGACACAGCCGTTCCTGTGCAGCCAGCGAGTCAGCAAGGGGATGCCAA GTCTGCTTTCAAAAGCCCTTTGCGTAGACTTTTGGGGAAAAAGCCAGACAAGAAAATTGCAAAGGAGAGTTCTGATGTGATTGAGGAAGGAGACGGCCTCTCCCTGGTGTCTTGTGTCCTCTTTACAGACACGGGAGGAACCCAGAAAGTTTCAGAAG GTTCTTCAGGGCAGCCAGGCCGCccccaggctgggaaggagagcagCAAAGCCAAGAAGAACAGAACCATAAAGATCAGCAAGATCTCGAGCGTGTCCCAGAACTGGCGCGCGTCCATGGTCCGGGAGATTGCAAACGCCAATGAGCTGAAACACCTGGATGAGTTCCTCCTAAACAAG atcAATGACTTACGCTCCCAGAAGTCTGGTGTTGAATGTTTGTTTTTTGAAGCCACAGAGAAGTTCAGAGGAAACATCAAGACCATGTACTCTGCTCCT aaTGGACAAATCCATGTTGGCTATAAAGATCTGGTGGAAAATTACCAGCTCCTAGTTACAAACCTGGccaaaaaaagggaagagaaagaagtcAAGCTGGTTTTGAATCTCTTTCTATCCCTTCTGGATGAATTCATCAGAGGATATACAAAGAAAGAGGAATCTGAGCAGCCCAAG CAAACCAAAGCCCAGAAGAAGAAACGGAAACAAGATCGTGCA ATTGAAGAGCACAATGGCCACGTGTTCACAAACTACCAAGTGAGCATCCGGCAGTCGTGTGAGCACTGCTCCTCCTACATCTGGCCCATGGAGAAGGCCTGTCTGTGCAGTG TTTGCAAGCTGACTTGTCACAAGAAGTGCATGTCCAAAATCCAGAGCAGCTGTACCTCCTGTGGGAAAAAG GGCGAGCAGGACGCGGAGCCGCGGCACTTCGGGGTGTGCGTGAGCGCCCTGACCAGCGAGAGGAACTCGGTGCCCGTGGTcatggagaagctgctggagtACGTGGAGATGCACGGGCTCTACACAGAAGGCATCTACAGGAAATCAGGATCAGCAAATCGGATGAAGGAGCTGAAGCAGTTGCTGCAAGAAG aCCCAAACTCAGTGAAACTGGAGAATTACCCTATTCACACCATCACGGGGATCCTCAAGCAGTGGCTGAGGGAATTGCCAGACCCACTGATGACCTCAGCACAGTACAATGATTTTCTCAGAGCTGTAG AACTACCAGAGAAACAGGAGCAACTCTGTGCCATTTACAgtgtcctggagcagctgccacaaGCAAATCATAATACCTTGGAACGACTCATCTTCCATCTTGTCAA AGTGGCTTTGATAGAGGATGTGAACCGCATGTCCCCCAACGCCTTGGCCATCGTGTTTGCTCCGTGCCTCTTGCGCTGTCCTGAtacctctgaccccctgaccagCATGAAGGATGTCTCAAAAACAACCAT GTGTGTAGAAATGCTCATAAAGGAGCAGATAAGGAAGTACAAGataaaaatggaagaaatcaatcagctggaagcagcagagaGCTTCGCTTTCCGACGGCTCTCGTTGCTTCGGCAGAACACG CTCTGGCCTATAAAACTTGGGTTCTCTTCCCCTTACGAGGGGAAGCTG AGTAAAAGCTCTCAGGTCAAAGGAAATGACAGTGGCACCTCAGAGCTGGACTCTGTGCACGAAGAGGAGGACGTTTCTGAAGCCAACAACCGGGAGAAGGAGATTCTCATTGATCGCATACAGtcaataaaagaagaaaa GGAGGACATCACTTACCGCTTACCTGAGCTCGACCAGCGAGGCTCTGACGAGGAAAACGTGGACTCGGAGACCTCTGCGAGCACAGAGAGCCTGCTGGAGGACAAACCAGGCCGGGTGGATACCGAAG CAATTATTGGATTACactgctgtgctcagagctccagcGTGCCTGCCAAAGACATTTGCAAAGTGCCTTCTCTCCCGCAAACCTCTTCAGATTCTTACTCTGCATCCCTGGCTTCAAGGCGCAGATACTCCTTAACACTGTCCAAGATTAAAGTGCCCCGTCGAACTCCAGTGATGCCAACAGCAAACATAAAACTTCCTCCCGGGATGTTCAAATGTACAGAATCCCAGGAGGAGGCTTTCGCTAAGGAAGAGCGTCAGAGGGTGCAGCGGAGGGAGCAGCCAGCGAGGCGCACAGACAGCATCCACTCGGTGTACATTGCACAAGGGTCTGCACTGGCCCACGCTCAGGAACTCGGGGATGAATACGAACCCACAGCAAAACTCAAACGCAGGTTCTCGGACCCTTACTCTCACATTCCCTGTGTGGAGAAGTGA